One region of Rana temporaria chromosome 9, aRanTem1.1, whole genome shotgun sequence genomic DNA includes:
- the LOC120913878 gene encoding glutamine synthetase, with the protein MSVSHSSRLNKGVRDQYMKLPQGGMVQVTYVWVDGTGEGVRCKTKTLEYEPKSIEEVPEWNFDGSSTYQAEGSNSDMYLVPVQMFRDPFCLDPNKLVMCEVLKYNRKSAETNLRHTCRQIMDLVAVQHPWFGMEQEYTLLGINGHPYGWPDNGFPGPQGPYYCGVGADKVYGRDVVECHYKACLYAGIKICGTNAEVMPSQWEYQVGPCEGIDMGDHLWMSRFILHRVCEDFGVVATLDPKPMTGNWNGAGCHTNYSTENMRKEGGLKHIEDAIEKLGKRHDYHICVYDPRGGKDNSRRLTGQHETSSIHEFSAGVANRGASIRIPRQVGQEGFGYFEDRRPAANCDPYAVTEALVRTTLLNETGSDTKDYSQN; encoded by the exons ATGTCTGTGTCACACAGTTCCAGGCTCAACAAGGGGGTGAGGGATCAGTATATGAAGCTGCCCCAAGGGGGGATGGTCCAGGTGACCTATGTCTGGGTGGATGGCACTGGAGAAGGGGTCCGCTGCAAGACAAAGACCCTGGAGTATGAACCCAAGTCTATTGAAG AGGTCCCAGAATGGAACTTTGAtggctcaagcacatatcaagcCGAGGGCTCCAACAGCGACATGTACCTTGTCCCTGTCCAGATGTTTCGAGATCCTTTTTGCCTGGACCCCAACAAACTGGTCATGTGTGAGGTTCTAAAATACAACCGGAAATCAGCAG AAACCAACCTGCGTCACACATGTCGGCAGATCATGGACCTGGTGGCTGTTCAGCACCCATGGTTTGGCATGGAACAAGAGTACACTCTTCTTGGTATTAATGGACATCCATATGGCTGGCCTGATAATGGTTTCCCAGGACCACAAG GTCCCTATTACTGTGGAGTCGGTGCAGACAAAGTCTATGGACGGGATGTTGTTGAATGCCACTACAAAGCCTGCTTGTATGCTGGCATCAAAATCTGTGGCACAAATGCAGAAGTTATGCCATCACAG TGGGAGTACCAAGTTGGACCCTGTGAAGGGATTGATATGGGAGACCACCTTTGGATGTCTCGCTTCATCCTACACAGAGTATGTGAGGACTTTGGTGTTGTGGCAACACTGGACCCAAAACCCATGACTGGCAACTGGAACGGGGCTGGGTGTCACACAAACTACAGCACGGAAAACATGCGGAAGGAAGGAGGACTGAA ACACATTGAAGATGCCATTGAGAAACTAGGAAAACGTCACGATTACCACATCTGTGTCTATGACCCACGCGGTGGAAAGGACAATTCTCGACGCCTGACAGGGCAGCATGAAACCTCCAGCATTCATGAATTTTCAGCTGGTGTGGCCAACCGTGGTGCCAGTATTCGTATCCCACGCCAGGTCGGACAGGAAGGCTTTGGCTACTTCGAAGATCGCCGCCCAGCAGCTAACTGTGACCCCTACGCTGTTACTGAGGCCTTGGTCAGGACGACCCTTCTGAACGAAACAGGCAGTGACACTAAAGACTACTCGCAGAATTAA